The proteins below come from a single Crossiella sp. CA-258035 genomic window:
- a CDS encoding sugar ABC transporter substrate-binding protein: MQRRTARTRAAFAAGAMAVGLVVSACSGGAPQGDPNAPIEVWTRSQDDTKKVYEKIFKAFTDKTGIPVNYNPPPYNDFDKRVQERAQAKDLPDLVITDTGSLGPYRKQGFLLEVDRNAFAGQADLVERAWNNGKTADGKYFAVPFSTQAQVLLVRKDWREKLGKPVPKTWDELAALANDFTTKDPDGNGDAKDTFGIVAPGSTDRGYLAWWAANYIWQAGGDILSESGGEYKVAVNTPQTVQAVNWLKGLFCDSKVTLPNALTMVTNDAHNYFEQGKAGIYLTGPYMFTRFDKAPGKDKYEVIPSPAGPSGSTVLGEGEVIYQMAGSVKTAEQKKLAEFLVSQQAQELGMKVDAGQRQVVRLSVNKNVDVKTVYNDPRWDTVAKVYADSARPFPNVPNFQPFRQQTAETLNSLFAKCGNDVAGELNKLAGNLDKELKSQKAAQ, translated from the coding sequence ATGCAGCGTCGCACCGCCAGAACACGCGCCGCGTTCGCCGCTGGCGCGATGGCCGTCGGGCTGGTGGTCTCCGCCTGCTCGGGCGGCGCGCCGCAGGGCGATCCGAACGCGCCGATCGAGGTGTGGACGCGCAGCCAGGACGACACCAAGAAGGTCTACGAGAAGATCTTCAAGGCGTTCACCGACAAGACCGGCATCCCGGTCAACTACAACCCGCCGCCCTACAACGACTTCGACAAGCGGGTGCAGGAGCGGGCCCAGGCCAAGGACCTGCCGGACCTGGTGATCACCGACACCGGATCCCTTGGCCCGTACCGCAAGCAGGGCTTCCTCCTCGAGGTCGACCGCAACGCCTTCGCCGGTCAGGCCGACCTGGTCGAGCGGGCCTGGAACAACGGCAAGACCGCCGACGGCAAGTACTTCGCGGTGCCGTTCTCCACCCAGGCCCAGGTGCTGCTGGTGCGCAAGGACTGGCGGGAGAAGCTGGGCAAGCCGGTCCCCAAGACCTGGGACGAGCTGGCCGCGCTGGCCAACGACTTCACCACCAAGGACCCCGACGGCAACGGCGACGCCAAGGACACCTTCGGCATCGTCGCGCCCGGCTCCACCGACCGCGGCTACCTGGCCTGGTGGGCGGCCAACTACATCTGGCAGGCCGGCGGCGACATCCTCAGCGAGTCCGGTGGCGAGTACAAGGTCGCGGTGAACACCCCGCAGACCGTGCAGGCGGTGAACTGGCTCAAGGGCCTGTTCTGCGACAGCAAGGTCACCCTGCCCAACGCGCTGACCATGGTCACCAACGACGCGCACAACTACTTCGAGCAGGGCAAGGCCGGCATCTACCTGACCGGGCCGTACATGTTCACCCGCTTCGACAAGGCGCCGGGCAAGGACAAGTACGAGGTCATCCCCTCGCCCGCCGGGCCGAGTGGCTCCACCGTGCTGGGCGAGGGCGAGGTCATCTACCAGATGGCCGGTTCGGTGAAGACCGCCGAGCAGAAGAAGCTGGCCGAGTTCCTGGTCTCCCAGCAGGCCCAGGAACTGGGCATGAAGGTCGACGCCGGGCAGCGCCAGGTGGTGCGGCTGTCGGTGAACAAGAACGTCGACGTCAAGACCGTCTACAACGACCCGCGCTGGGACACCGTGGCCAAGGTCTACGCCGACAGCGCCCGGCCGTTCCCGAACGTGCCGAACTTCCAGCCCTTCCGGCAGCAGACCGCGGAGACGCTGAACAGCCTGTTCGCCAAGTGCGGCAACGATGTCGCCGGTGAGCTGAACAAGCTCGCGGGCAACCTGGACAAGGAGCTGAAGTCGCAGAAGGCGGCTCAGTGA
- a CDS encoding sugar ABC transporter permease, whose product MVPWLFLLPALLLFLVFKYIPMAEGIRLSLFEVRPFLGDLWVGLDNYARVLSDERFHNALNNTLILAVGQTAGAMLIGFGLALLLEGTARSLWFVRSAVFLPVVAATAVVGEIWRLLYYPAEGGFLNSLLSWVGLGPSTFLDHPDTSLWSVMAVGIWKGAPYDMVILLAGLAGIDRQLYESAAIDGCTTWQRIRYITLPALRPAITILLTLASIRGLRVFTEVYVLTGGGPAGSTDVWMTRVFSLGFETSELGVASAGSVVLFLVTLLLTLFVQLLRRRREA is encoded by the coding sequence ATGGTCCCGTGGCTGTTCCTGCTGCCCGCGCTGCTGCTGTTCCTGGTCTTCAAGTACATCCCGATGGCCGAGGGCATCCGGCTCAGCCTGTTCGAGGTGCGCCCGTTCCTCGGCGACCTGTGGGTGGGCCTGGACAACTACGCCAGGGTGCTCAGCGACGAGCGCTTCCACAACGCGCTGAACAACACGCTCATCCTGGCCGTCGGGCAGACCGCGGGCGCGATGCTGATCGGCTTCGGCCTGGCCCTGCTGCTGGAGGGCACCGCGCGCTCGCTGTGGTTCGTGCGCTCGGCGGTGTTCCTGCCGGTGGTCGCGGCCACCGCGGTGGTCGGCGAGATCTGGCGGCTGCTGTACTACCCGGCCGAAGGCGGCTTCCTCAACTCGCTGCTGTCTTGGGTGGGCCTGGGCCCGTCGACCTTCCTGGACCACCCGGACACCTCGCTGTGGTCGGTGATGGCGGTGGGCATCTGGAAGGGCGCGCCGTACGACATGGTGATCCTGCTGGCCGGGCTGGCCGGGATCGACCGCCAGCTCTACGAGTCCGCCGCGATCGACGGCTGCACCACCTGGCAGCGCATCCGCTACATCACGCTGCCCGCGCTGCGCCCGGCGATCACGATCCTGCTCACCCTGGCCTCGATCCGCGGCCTGCGCGTGTTCACCGAGGTCTACGTGCTCACCGGCGGCGGCCCCGCCGGTTCCACCGACGTCTGGATGACCAGGGTGTTCTCCCTCGGTTTCGAGACCAGCGAGCTGGGCGTGGCCTCGGCCGGTTCGGTGGTGCTGTTCCTGGTGACCCTGCTGCTCACCCTGTTCGTGCAGCTGCTGCGCCGGCGTCGGGAGGCGTGA
- a CDS encoding carbohydrate ABC transporter permease: protein MTTTELRPATPSTSDSPASARKPIGVAQRCETALGWAGLRASSGGGIGRILLCVAVFLVFCGPLITVISGAFDFSPDPTKLSLLPNRPSLVNFDVATEKGIWGYLLNSLIIAGGGLLLQVSVSVFAAYALARKKFRGQVIVMLAILTTMMLPEEVIAIPLSMVIGDLPLLNLSLKGTLLGVILPLGAWGFSIFVMTEFMREIPLELEEAARVDGAGELRIFAQIVVPLCRPALGVVAVFGFTMIWDQYLLPLIVATDPGDYTLTVALATLRSDDMVGPGVVLAGALLALVPSLIVYLSLQKSFLRGITSGAVKG from the coding sequence ATGACCACCACCGAGCTCCGTCCGGCCACACCGTCCACTTCGGACAGTCCAGCCTCGGCACGCAAGCCGATCGGGGTGGCCCAGCGCTGCGAGACCGCGCTCGGCTGGGCAGGCCTGCGCGCCTCGTCCGGTGGCGGGATCGGCCGGATCCTGTTGTGCGTGGCGGTGTTCCTGGTCTTCTGCGGGCCGCTGATCACGGTGATCTCCGGCGCGTTCGACTTCAGTCCGGACCCGACCAAGCTGTCCCTGCTGCCCAACCGCCCGTCGCTGGTCAACTTCGACGTGGCCACCGAGAAGGGCATCTGGGGCTACCTGCTCAACTCGCTGATCATCGCCGGTGGCGGCCTGCTGCTCCAGGTGAGCGTGAGCGTGTTCGCCGCTTATGCGTTGGCGCGCAAGAAGTTCCGCGGCCAGGTGATCGTGATGCTGGCCATCCTGACCACCATGATGCTGCCGGAGGAGGTCATCGCGATCCCGCTGTCGATGGTGATCGGCGACCTCCCGCTGCTCAACCTCAGCCTCAAGGGCACCCTGCTCGGCGTGATCCTGCCGTTGGGCGCCTGGGGTTTCTCCATCTTCGTGATGACCGAGTTCATGCGGGAGATCCCGCTGGAGCTGGAGGAGGCCGCCCGCGTCGACGGCGCAGGCGAGCTCCGGATCTTCGCCCAGATCGTGGTGCCGCTGTGCCGCCCCGCCCTCGGCGTGGTCGCGGTGTTCGGCTTCACCATGATCTGGGACCAGTACCTGCTGCCGTTGATCGTGGCCACCGATCCCGGCGACTACACGCTCACCGTCGCACTGGCCACCCTGCGCTCCGACGACATGGTCGGGCCTGGCGTGGTGCTGGCCGGTGCGCTGCTCGCCCTGGTACCGAGCCTGATCGTGTACCTGTCATTGCAGAAATCGTTCCTGCGCGGCATCACCAGTGGTGCTGTGAAGGGATAG
- a CDS encoding 5-dehydro-4-deoxyglucarate dehydratase — protein MQLDGVLFFPVTPFTGTGEVAEDVLAEHVKRGVDAGPGGVFVACGTGEFHALEPGEYERVVQVAVEATAGRVPVLAGAGGSLPLAKQFAAAAKRAGADGLLLLPPYLVGSRPEGLAEWVRQIAASTDLPVIVYQRNNAVFSPETAVEVAKLPNVVGFKDGLGDLDLMQRIVLAVRAEVDTPFQFFNGLPTAEMTVPAYRGIGVALYSSAVFCFAPEISLAFYRAVEAGDTEKVGALLHGFYGPLVALRDKSPGYAVSLVKAAVRQRGLDCGGVRAPLTDPAPEHLAELEKIVAAGLELV, from the coding sequence ATGCAGCTGGATGGAGTTCTGTTCTTCCCGGTGACCCCGTTCACCGGGACCGGCGAGGTGGCCGAGGACGTGCTCGCCGAGCACGTCAAGCGTGGGGTGGACGCCGGGCCCGGTGGCGTCTTCGTGGCCTGTGGCACGGGCGAGTTCCACGCGCTGGAACCGGGTGAGTACGAGCGCGTGGTCCAGGTGGCGGTGGAGGCCACCGCGGGCCGGGTGCCGGTGCTGGCCGGTGCGGGCGGTTCGCTGCCGCTGGCCAAGCAGTTCGCCGCCGCGGCCAAGCGGGCCGGCGCGGACGGCCTGCTGCTGCTCCCGCCGTACCTGGTGGGCTCGCGGCCGGAGGGCCTGGCCGAGTGGGTTCGCCAGATCGCCGCGAGCACCGACCTGCCGGTGATCGTCTACCAGCGCAACAACGCGGTCTTCTCCCCGGAGACCGCGGTCGAGGTGGCCAAGCTGCCCAACGTGGTCGGCTTCAAGGACGGCCTCGGCGACCTGGACCTGATGCAGCGCATCGTGCTCGCGGTCCGGGCCGAGGTGGACACCCCGTTCCAGTTCTTCAACGGCCTGCCCACCGCCGAGATGACCGTGCCCGCCTACCGCGGCATCGGCGTGGCGCTGTACTCCTCCGCGGTGTTCTGCTTCGCCCCGGAGATCTCGCTGGCCTTCTACCGCGCGGTCGAGGCCGGGGACACCGAGAAGGTCGGCGCGCTGCTGCACGGCTTCTACGGCCCGCTGGTCGCGCTGCGGGACAAGTCCCCTGGCTACGCGGTGTCGCTGGTGAAGGCCGCGGTCAGGCAGCGCGGCCTGGACTGCGGCGGCGTGCGCGCCCCGCTGACCGACCCGGCCCCGGAACACCTGGCCGAGCTGGAGAAGATCGTGGCCGCCGGACTGGAGCTGGTGTGA
- a CDS encoding glucarate dehydratase family protein, whose translation MSTGTRIQRITITPIAFHDPPLLNSAGVHEPWALRSIIEVVTEDGVLGLGESYGDAGHLARMEKVMPRLIGVDVYALNRIHALVAEGLGGATGSDHHGLTGDFTSGGTVDRVFSPFEVACLDIQGHILGRPVHDLLGGKVRDAVPYSAYLFYKWAGHPGAEDDEWGAGLDPAGMVEQTRKMVSEYGFGSIKLKGGVFPPEQEIAAIHALREAFPHHPLRIDPNCAWSVPTSLRVAKELDGVLEYLEDPTPGIDGMAEVAKQATMPLATNMCVVSFDQLPEAVAKDAVQVILSDHHYWGGLTRSRHLGAICETFGIGLSMHSNSHLGISLTAMTHLAAATPNLSYACDTHYPWNAQDDVVESGVVSFVDGSMPVPVTPGLGVTLDRDQLARLHENYLSCGLKVRDDTGYMKKFQPDYERKRPRW comes from the coding sequence GTGAGCACCGGCACCCGGATCCAGCGGATCACCATCACCCCGATCGCCTTCCACGATCCGCCGCTGCTGAACTCGGCCGGGGTGCACGAGCCGTGGGCGCTGCGCTCGATCATCGAGGTGGTCACCGAGGACGGCGTGCTGGGCCTGGGCGAGAGCTACGGCGACGCCGGGCACCTGGCCAGGATGGAGAAGGTGATGCCGCGCCTGATCGGCGTGGACGTGTACGCGCTCAACCGGATCCACGCGCTGGTGGCCGAGGGGCTCGGCGGCGCGACCGGCTCGGACCACCACGGCCTCACCGGTGACTTCACCTCCGGCGGCACCGTGGACCGGGTGTTCTCGCCGTTCGAGGTGGCCTGCCTGGACATCCAGGGCCACATCCTGGGCCGCCCGGTGCACGACCTGCTGGGCGGCAAGGTCCGCGACGCGGTGCCCTACAGCGCCTACCTGTTCTACAAGTGGGCGGGGCACCCCGGCGCCGAGGACGACGAGTGGGGCGCGGGCCTGGACCCGGCCGGGATGGTCGAGCAGACCCGGAAGATGGTCTCCGAGTACGGCTTCGGCTCGATCAAGCTCAAGGGCGGGGTGTTCCCGCCCGAGCAGGAGATCGCCGCCATCCACGCGCTGCGCGAGGCATTCCCCCACCACCCCTTGCGGATCGACCCGAACTGCGCCTGGTCGGTGCCGACCTCGTTGCGGGTGGCCAAGGAGCTCGACGGCGTCCTGGAGTACCTGGAGGACCCGACCCCCGGCATCGACGGCATGGCCGAGGTGGCCAAGCAGGCCACGATGCCGTTGGCCACCAACATGTGCGTGGTCTCCTTCGACCAGCTGCCCGAGGCGGTGGCCAAGGACGCGGTGCAGGTCATCCTCTCCGACCACCACTACTGGGGCGGCCTGACCCGCTCCCGGCACCTCGGCGCGATCTGCGAGACCTTCGGCATCGGGCTGTCCATGCACTCCAACTCGCACCTGGGCATCAGCCTGACCGCGATGACCCACCTGGCCGCGGCTACGCCGAACCTGTCCTACGCCTGCGACACGCACTACCCGTGGAACGCCCAGGACGACGTGGTCGAGTCCGGCGTGGTGTCCTTTGTGGACGGATCGATGCCGGTGCCGGTCACGCCGGGCCTCGGCGTCACCCTGGACCGCGACCAGCTGGCGCGGCTGCACGAGAACTACCTCAGCTGTGGCCTGAAGGTGCGGGACGACACCGGCTACATGAAGAAGTTCCAGCCCGACTACGAGAGGAAGCGGCCCCGGTGGTGA